Genomic DNA from Orcinus orca chromosome 6, mOrcOrc1.1, whole genome shotgun sequence:
TTACTCTGGGGAATCTCACACAGGTGCCCCAGGCTATGTCTTTATTCCCCACTCTTCTCACACGGGGTGGGGCTGTGACTGAGACCAAGTCTCCCCAGTGCCAGGTGTGTACTGACCACTGCCCCAAGGCCAGAAAAGGTCAGGACCTCTGGAAGTTGAAGGAACCCATATGCCCTGAGGGAAGGGTAGGACTTGAATGGGCAGAGATGGGCCAGCAGCCCATGCTGACAGAACAGCCTGAGGAAGGCAAGGAGGCGAGGAATCTCAGAACATGTTTGAGGAATATCAAAAAGTCtactttggggaattccctggcggtccaggggttaggactcagcgctttcgcTGCCAggccgggttggatccctggtctgggaactaagatcccgcaagccgcttGGCGAGCCCTCCCAACCCCGCAAAAAAGTTTAGTTTGACTTCAGGGGTGGGGGATTTGGCTTGGTGTGACAGGCAACGAGGGACAAGAGGACAGGTCAGAGCGGGGCTGCAGGAGCCTCCCTGGGACGGCCACGCAGGAGGGTTGGGGAGTGCCCATCTCCCACCTGGACTCGCACCAGAGGGTGTGTGCTGGGGAGAGGACGAAGATGCCCTTCGGAGCCCGGGGTCACTGGGGAGGGGAAGGCGGCATGCTCGGGGCCTTAGGGGTTTGTGGGGGTCAGGCCGCGGCGGGAAGAGCACCGACCCCTGGTGACGCGGGTCGGAACCGACCCTCACACCTTGACTGTGAGCCCCGCGGTCCCCGTAGCGCATTAGTTGCTGAGCATCTACCAGGAACAGGGTGAGAGGCGTGGGCTTCCCTCTGCATCCCCATTCAGCGTCCCGAGAGGGACAGGTATCCAGTACGCCCTGGGCTCCCCGTCCGCACCTGGAGAGCCCTGAGCGGTCGCTGGGGTCCCCACTCGGGGCAAGTTCTCGGGAGCAGGGCGAGAAGGCGCGCGgtgcctcctccaggcagccggCGGTGTGGCCCCAGGCGCCTCCTCCTGCAGCTGCCGCTGCCTTATAAGGCGGGGGCCGGGCCGCGCCGGGGGAGGAGCTGCGGCCGCCCGGCCTCCTCCTCGACTCTCGGAGCGGCGCGGGGCCGGCAGGGAGCGCAGCGCAGCGCAGCTGGAGCCGAAGAGCGCGCGGAGCCTGCCATGGGCAAATCAGGTGAGCCCGCCGTGCCAGCCGGGCCGGGGTGCGGGGATGGCTCGGAGCCCCAGGCTCCGGGGTCTTCACTGTCACTCTTCCCGCGGTGGGCTGGATCCCCGGGGAGCGGGTCGACAGCCTCCGCCGGGGCGACACAGTTCCGGCCGCGCTCCGGGACCACTGGGTGCGGGATGGAGGGGCTCGCAACGCGGGCGATTTCCGGGGCAGCCAGGAAGCCGGGGTGGCCGTCGGGCCctcgggagagagggaggaaggcgaGACCGAGGGAGGGTCCTCCTGTCTGCGAGCCAGAGATTGCgtcagggagggcttccaggCGCTGATGGGATTAGCGCTCAGCGTCCGGCCAAGGCGtggcttttgctttgtttcaggACAGGGTTAGAGTTGGAAAAAGCCACAGAACTGTGACAGCCTCTCTTCCTGCAAAACAGCTTGCCCCGACCAACCCTCCGAAAGACAGCTCTGAGCATCCTTTTCTTCGGTCGTTGTCTCTCCTCCTTTACGTGTCCCTCCACCCCTACCCGGTGCCAGACTCAGTCAGGCTACACACGGTTGCCAACAACggcttcccctttctctctgacCTGTCGCGGCCCATCCTCACCAGGTGGCTGTCCCGGTGAAGTGCCGTCATTCCCTAACACCTTCCATCCCACTGTCTGCAGGTGAAAAGAGTACACATTCTTCAGCCCCTTTCCTCCCCCTGCACTCAGCTGTGCTCTGGGCATAGCTCTTCCGCTGGGTTCCCTTTCCCAGcgctcaccaccaccaccagcactccACCTCTCCCACTTCGGTGAAGTTGAAAATCCTCCCCGTCTTTCTAGGCTCAACTCCTGTGCTGGGAGCCCACCCCGATTTCCCCACCTGGTGTCGTCTTTGTTGCAGCCCTCCCAGCAGTCAGGTTGGGACACTACCCAGCCAAAAATCTGTTTCCCACAGACTCCTCACTTTTGGCAGCCAGGAACCATGTCTATCTCAGCATAGTTCCTGCCTCACAGGAGGCTTTTTAATGAACAGCTTTTGAACAGAGTTCAAAAGTCCTGCTTCATGGGAAGTTGAGATTGTCAGCCTCAGATGGGCAAGGCTGGGTCTCTTCTTGAATCTGTCCTCAAGATCTGGACTTACGAGGTACCAGTGTTGGGAGTAAGTAGTTTTCTCTGGCATTGGTCCTAACCTGCCCTTATCTGTAGTTACAGGTCTGGCTTTCAGCCCTGGCTCTGCTAatcacttgctgtgtgatctcaaTCAAAgccctttccttctctgtgcctcagtttactcatctatacAAGGAGGATGGCCTATATCATCCCCAGGGTCTTTTACAGTATGGAAAGGTGACTTGCAGTTAAAGAAGAATGTGATAGGTGGcgggtgtggggagaggagggcgGGGACACGAGCATGGAAGATGTGAGAGGGCACTTTGAGATCCCTACTTGGGAAATCAGTTCCTTTCTCTATAGATTAGGAGAAAATCCACAAATTCTCTACAGCTACATTTTAATCAGttgtttctggcttcttcccTAAGAAACAGTTTTCCAGAACTGCTGGGTGCCTATCttctatttgttcattcatccctctccccctctctccctccctccatccttccctccctatcATCCTTCCATTCCACCATCTATGAGCTCTGTACCAAGCTGTGGACCCAGTGCTGCGGAGGgcatggcccctgccctcaggagtGTTCATGTGGATTATGAAATGCACCATAAAGCGGATTGGGGGGATAGACAGGCACCACATGGCTCCAGTAAGAGGTGGAAAGTGATCTAAGCCACAAGACAGGTACAGGTGAAGAGAAGTGGGAgctcaggggaggggagaatcTCTGCCCAAGTGTCCAGTGAAGGCTCCTGGAAGAGGTGGTCAGACCCCAGAGTGTCTTGGAACTTTGGACTTTTTCCGATGGGACCTGGGGGGACCATTGAAAAGCATCGATCTCAAAGCCGCAGGACTAGAGCTGTTCCAGGGTGGAGGGCGGATCAGATGGGAAGAGGGTGGAGATGGGGGTCAGGGAGAGGCTGCTGCAGTTCCTCAGGCAAGAGATGACAGAGACATCTAAGGGACTGGAGAGGAAGCGGGGATGGATTTTTGAAATGGTAGCCTCGAGCAGACTTGGTGACTAACTTGCTGTGAATAAGAAGGAAAGGTCAGCGGTATGAATCTGGGTGCAGGAAGGTGATGACACCTTCCAGGACTGGAGGTGCAGAGTCGAGCAGGATGGTGGTGGAAGACAGGTTAGAGGTGGTTCAGGCAGTTTCCACCCCCCTTCCCATGCCCACCCTCCACATATACCCAGGGACCTTTCAGAATGCTGGCCCTTAGCCACATGCATTTTAtttgtctccccccaccccgccccgaaGACTCTGAGCCCCCTGGATAGTATCTGGCTCCCCTAAGGGTCCCCAAGAGAAAATGACTTTTCTGGGTGACACGGGCCCAAACCTTGATGTTCCGGGCCGCCAGCCTGAGGCTGTCTGTGCCCAAAAGACAGGCGGCATCACAGACGTGTATCCACCCAGGGGCTTTCTGTGGTTCCACAAAGACCTTCATAAGGAGCCTGcctcttctgggcctcagtttcctcatccctgCACAGGAGCCCATCTCTTTTTAATCTTCAACCTCAGATATACCCCAGAGCTGTTGGGGTAGCGGGCATTGCTGGAAAAGTGTCACATAACCAAAACAGCTTAAATTCCAGGAGTCACTTGGCCCAGTGTTCAGAGAGACTTCCAGGTCGGGCCACTGGCCCTGGTCTCCCTGCTGGGCTTTAGTTTGCAGCCGGCAGAGAAAGGCAATGGCCTGGGGCTCAGTGAAAGCCTCTAATATAGTCCCTAATAAGAGTGATCACCAATTATTCtgctcctgctgtgtgccaggcttgGAGCTGGGTATTTCACATGTGTTACTAACTTTCGTAACAGCACTGTTAGGCAGTTGTTATCAGCTGAATAGATTTACAGAGGTTGAATACTTCGCCCAAGCTCACACCCTGACCAATAAGTAGACAAACTAGGATTTGTACCCAGCTCTCTGACTTCCCAGCTGGGTGCTGTCCCCTCTACCACAATGACCACTTGTCATCCTGTTTCTCAGCCTGGACTCTGGCCCTTAGGGACATCCACACACCCTCTAATTGTCTCTAAGAATCTTCTTATCCCTTGACCCACATCTCCCAGCCCCGGAGGTTATCAGAGCAGAAAGACCTTCAGGGACTAACTAATCCGAATTTTCTACTGAGCAGGGCCCTCACACCTCTGCAGGGGGAGGCCATGTGGCCAGGTCAGTCCCAGCAGTACCATTTTCATCTGTTGATTCCAAAGAAAGGTTCAAAGAAAGGGTTTCCCTGCCTTGAAGCTATTTTGAAAACCACAGATGTCATCCTTCCTTCTCACACAGGTGGGGAAGCAGGGCCCTGGCACTGGGCAGGGACTTGCCCAATGCTGGCGGGCAGGCCTGAGTGGtggcaggcagggctggagagGGGACCACCTGTCTGCTGGTGAGAGCAAGCGCTCTCTCTGCCCTGGCTTCTTCAGCCCTTCAGTGACTATTGCCCATCACAAAGGGGCAGCCGATACACTGGGACATCCTTGTCATTCTTGCTTAGGGAGAGGAAGATGTATGTAAGGTGGAAAGTGTGTGAGATCCGGGGCAAAGGAGGGACATTCTTAGATCTGGCTCTAATGTggactcactgtgtgacctcgggcaattCACATGTCCTCCTAAAGACCAaagcttcctcctctgtaatgAGAAGAATCCTGTCCTCAGGGTTACCCAGTGATGGTGTGAGAatctcattcatttgttcttgtGCTCActtactcagtaaatatctgagCTCAGAGGTACTGAAAGAGGTCATCAAGGCCAGGTTAAATACCAGCAGCCCTGCTCCTGTTAAAATCTGGGAAGGGATCTGATGGGAGCAGTTTCCCCCAAGGCCAGGAGGAACTTTGGACTTCAGCCTCCTTTAGGAGGCTAAAGGCTCCTCTGCCcaacagtaatgataataattatagcTGACATTTAGTTGAACTATAGTTGTTCACTTTGCTCCAGATCTGTTCTAAAGCATTTacgaatattaatttatttaattctcacaacaaccctgtgaggtgaatactgttatccccattttgtatATGGAGTCAATGAGGCACAGAGGGAtgaagcaacttgtccaaggtcacccagctagtaaaaggcagagctgggatttgccTCTTGAATTTCCTGGAACCCAAGCTGAAAAGAGCTACTCATCTGGAACTCAttgcttctttgtttgtttgtttgttttttgaattttatttattttttatacagaggttcttattagttatctattttatacatattagtgtatatatgtttgtttgggttttttttgtttttgtttttctttttgcgggtatgcgggcctctcactgttgtggcctctcccgttgcggagcacaggctccggacgcgcaggctcagcggccatggctcacgggcctagccgctccgtgacatgtgggatcttcccggaccggggcatgaacccgtgtcccctgcatcggcaggcggactctcaaccactgtgccaccagggaagcccatatgtttgtttttttaatcaactttttattctttcttcctgatAAACTAGCAAAACCAGCTTTGCCCCAAAGGCTTTCTAGCCTCTTGCCAGGGGACCAAACAAAACCAGCTTTGCCCCAAAGGCCTTCTAGCCTCTTGCCAGGGGACCAGAGGGGCCTGTCCATAATTCCTGCCTTGGCCCCTGACGGTCCTGGGCCTCTCTGGTGGGGAGTCTGGCGAGGGTTGAGAAATGAGTCAGCTGGGCTCTGGGAGGCCTCCAAAGAGGATGGATGCTGAGGGAGGAGCCCGTCGCAGCCACCAGCTGTGAGGGAGGTGGGGCACGGACCTCCTTAGATTCTTTATTCAACAGTTAGAAGCTCTGCCCTAAAGAACCTTCAAGAGCCCCCAGTCCAGCCCCACCCAAGATGCCTGCACCCTCCAAGCGGCAGAGACCGCCCCGGCCAGCCGCCTTCCCTCAGCCGCAGGAGCCAGGCCCAGGCAGCCCCTTCCACCTTTCAACAGCTCTGGCCTTAAGCCCCAGGTCTGCCCCCTGGAGCTTCTACTCCACAGCCCCTGATTTTCCTCTGGGGCCCCTCACGACGGTCTGTCTATAAAGGCCTTGGCACAGAGGAGGCTCTTGAGAAATCTtagttcttttctcttcttccttcttcctcttctttcccctcAGAGATCTGAAGGCGGCTGCCAACCCCACTAGGCTGATCCTCCTCCTCAGACTGGTGGCCCTATCTTTCTCTTCTCAATGATTTCCTCTGTCTCGTGACccttggggtgaggtggggttaAGGGCAGGGTTTCTCTCCTCGTGGGCCTACCTCTGGACCAGTTGTAGGAATGTGGACAGGTTATTtccttcttgagcctcagtttcctcatccgaaAAATGGATACAGTAGTGGAAGCTCCCACAATGGTGGTGAGAAGTAAATCAGATCTTGCACAGGCCTGGCACCTAGAATGACTGGCCATCGAGCAGAAGAAAGGTCCTCCTTCATTCCAGGCTGGTACCCTGAGGCTGTGtgacttctgagcctcagtttaccctcCCACAAAATGAGGGCATAatccctcccttcttctccccCCACAACCATGGGGTGGCTCTCAGGGCTCTCCCTGCATCAGGCAGGGATGGGTGGGTTTTCTCTGACTCCTTTTTTCCTTATGTTTATCTGCTCTCAGGTTTCTCTACAGAAGTGAGGTGTGCCTCTTTCTGGGTGTGGTCATCAGTGGTATCTTGCTTCCCTGAGGTTGAGGTTCTGCTCACAGGGGCCGCCTGGACTGGGACTGGCTGCCGTGGTGAGAGGGGACCAGTGAGTCAGCCAGGGGTGTGGTCATGGGGCCGCCAGGCCTCCCAgccaggggcagggagagagggcaCCCCTCCTGACCCCTTCCTAGGAACCCTGGCCCAGGGCACTGGCTCTGCTGGGATCAATGACTGGCTTCAGCTTCTGGGCTACAAGCTTAGGTTGGGCGCAGGAACTTTCACTTTTGTTTCACTACTTCCCACATTCTGGGAATGCAGTGACCTAGTTTTTAGCAGCCCTTATGTCCCCTCTGCCAAGGAGACTGCAGGGCCTGAGCACTCCAGAGTCCAGTGTATCTCACCCCAGCACTCAGAGCTGTCTTTAAACGGGTTTCACCTTAGCGACCCACCCATTCCCCTTATCTCCACCTCCTCCACACAGCCCCGGGATACACCAGGTCCCTTCCACACTGGCCCTTTCTGCGCTTTTGCCTCCTCAttacctcctccagggagccttccctgatACATCTGTGGTCACCATTGCCCATGCCACTCAGTCCCATGCATCTCCCGTAGTGTCCCACCGTGGCCTGCCTGGGACATAGGAGCTGGAAGGGATATTAGTATGGGCCTGGCCAGGTCTGTCACTCAGATAGAGACCTTCTGCCACTTTGTGTGTATCCACACCTGCCCTTGCATGGACACATACACTTACCTTGATCACTCATTAGACAAGCTATGAACTCCTGGAAGTTTGGGGTCAGTCGGTCATCTTGCCTCCTCTCACCCCTACCCTGATGGGACCTTATGGGATCTCAGGGTTGGAAGGGACTTAAAGGTCATCTGACTGGGTCTTCAGTGCCTGAATCCCTCTGAGAGGCATCACCTGCTTGTTTGTCCCCAATGCTGGAGAGCTCACTACCTTGCGAGGTAGCCTTTTCAGTCTTCAGAAAGCGTTCATGGAGAGAAAGATCTTTCTTAGGCTGAGCTGAAATCTGTCATCCTGGCTTTTCCACCCactggccccagctctgccctgtgcGGCCCCAGAATTCAGCAGGGCCCTCTACGGTGTCTTCCAAAGTCTGATCTTCTTCTGTACTTGCAACCATCCCTTATAAGACCACCTATCCAGCCCCTCCTTCACCTCATCACCACCTCTGAACACACTTCAGATTTTCACTGCCTCTAATGCAAGGTGGGGCCTGGGCTGGGTGAAGCATTCCAGCTGGACACTGGCTTGTGCAACACGTCGCCCCGGAGCCCGTGGGTTTCTGGCTGCCACGCCACCCAGCTGACTCCTTAGCGTGTTGTCAGCGAGGCCCCAGTGCGGTTCCCGTGAGTTGTTGTGGCTCCCGCCACTTGCACCTgagatattctgtttttttttttttgtggtacgtgggcctctcactgttgtggcctctcccgttgaggagcacaggctccggacgcacaggctcagcagccatggctcatgggcccagccactccgcggcatgtgggatcttcccggaccggggcacgaacccgcgtcccctgcatcggcaggcggactctcaaccactgcgccaccagcgaagcccctgaGATGTTCTTTAAAAGCCTCTGTGACTCCATTATCCACAGGAACATGCTAAACccaacatctttttcttttaaattgtaaaaaacacatgacatagaatttaccatcttaaccattttttagtGTAGTgtaaagtatattcacattgctgtaaaacagatctccagaacttttccatcttgtagatctgaaactctgtacccattagacAGCATCTTCccttttcccccctccctccaatAAACCCCAAATCCTTGTCTTTCGTTCCAACAAGGGCTTGGCCGGCCTCTTGGCCACAGAGGCCTGAGACTTCAGGTGGTAGCTCCACCCTCTGCCTTGTGCCCAGTTACCATCATCAGGGTTTTCACCTCCACGCCTTTGTCACAGCATCTCCCCATCTCTGCCTGTCAACCCAGATCTCCCAGATCCTGGCATTCAgcacccctctcccacccctgtcCCTGTCTCACTCCACATTACTGTGACTGGACCACACTGGACTGCCCTGCCGGGCCCTGGAATGTTTGAGGTCAGGACCACTCGCTGTCCAATATTTTGGAAACCCCTTGGAAAGCTCGACCACCACTGGCATAGCCTGCagtttccttccctctgctgggTTGGTGTCTAGCCCAAAGCTCCGGAGGGCAAGCCCTGGGTCTTCTTCCCTCACATCCCCTCAGAGGCCCAGTGGGATTCTATCTGAAGGCCCAGGAGACCTGAGGGATCTggctgagggaggggaagaggaccCCTGCTGCTTCATCTCCACGGTCTCTGGGGGAAGACAGCAGAGGAGGAGAAAGGTGGCTGGTGAAGGTGACCTAGGCTAGTGGACAGAGGGGTGCTTCTTTCATCCTCTGGTTTACACCCTCCCTGCCCATGGCCAGGCCTCAGGGGCAGGCTCCCGCCAGAGGGGACTAGCTCAGTGTTGTGGACCCTCTGTGGCCATCGCTCATAATTCACCCAGCTCACCCGCCGTTTCCATggtggagggggggtgggggagggagaggggggactCCCAGATTCCTAAGGCTGCGCTCTGCGCCTTCACAATCTTAGCCTGGCCAGCTCCTGTCCAGACCTCTGTGGGGCCTCAAATCAGGGGTCACCTTCCTGGTCTCCCAGACCATGTTAGGCTGCTTTTCTCTGAGTTCCTCTTGACCTGTGCTCACCTGCACCTTGGCCCTACCGCACTGTTGGCTAGTGTCTGTTTACAAGGCTGTCTCCCTTCTGTGTGTGAGCTCGTTGAGGGCAGGACACGGCTGATTTGTCTCTGGACCCCCAGCGTACAATATGGGACCTCGCCCAGAGGAGGCACTCAGAGAGCAGATGTACAGAGGGATGGGCTGGGgttggatggatgatggatgggtggTTGGACGTTGATGCTTAGATCATGAATCAataggtggatggatgagtggTGGAGAGATGGATGGAGGATGTGGGATGGATGGGGTTCCATTTCAGGTCCGAATTGAAGGGACCTCTGTCCACTACTGACCTGGCCTGCCCTTGGCTTCACCACTTCTTGGCCTTGCTTTTTCTGAGGTTGTGACCCAGTTGGACACAGGCTCCACCTCTTCCCTCACCTGCAAGCCTGAGCCCAGCTGATCCCACCCCACCACCGTGTTGTTTCCCAcactctcccctctctctgcttCCCAATGCTGTCCTACCCTGGTTGGTCCTCTTCTCTTCAACTGTCCCTCTCTCTCGGGACAGTGCAGGCACCCCTCAACCCCAGCCAGGCCTGTTCTCTCTGggctcccacctccagcccttGCCAGTCCCCCTGACCATGCACTGTAGGTCCGCTCTGAGCTACCCAGTCtccttcaaacattttcttgCAGAAGTCCTGCTGCTTCCTGTCCTGCCTCCCACCATCTGCTCTGCACCTCCAGCCCATCCCCCACTCAGCAGCCAGCAGGGTCTTCCAGAAACACAGCTCTCCTCAGCTCACTCCCCGCCCCCATTCAGTCGCTTCCCATTGCCTTGGATAAAGGTCCAAATGCCTAACATGCCCCATGGGGCCCTGCGTAGTCCAGGGGGCATCAGTGTGCAGAGACCGGGGCAGCAGCCTGGGCACGTGGGCTGAGGTTTGAGCTGGGCTTTGCTCTGAAGCCTGCTGGCGTGCTTTCCGTGGCTCTTTTCTCCACGCTGAGACAGTCTCCATCTTGAAATCATTGCAGCTTCCAAGCAGTTTAATGACGAGGTCCTGAAGGCCCACAATGAGTACCGGAAGCAGCATGGCGTCGCCCCGCTGAAGCTCTGCAAGAAGCTCAACCGGGAGGCTCAGCAGTGAGTCCCCCCGGGGCCCCGGGCAACTCGGGCCCTTCCCGGTGCTGCCCCTGCTGCAGTCCCAGATGGGCTCTGGAAGGCAGGAGGGACGTGGGTTGGGGGGCAAATACAGCCACACTTGAATAACCACTCTGCCACTTACCCAGGCAGGTCCCATtgttcctctgagcctcagtgtgctcctctgtaaaatgggactggaGTGGGGGCTTAGACGAGTTGCAGGTGTGATGCTCCTGATGGCCTCGGCGAGcccagggcagggaaggaagTTCAGCCACACCAGGTTAGGGCTCCTcctccgggggcttccctgggccgTACTCGCTCTAAGGAAGCACCGTGGACTCCGGCAGGTATTCAGAGGCCCTGGCCAGCACGAGGATCCTCAAGCACAGCCCGGAGTCCAGTCGTGGCCAGTGCGGGGAGAACCTGGCGTGGGCATCCTACGATCAGACAGGTGAGTCGTTTCTCGGCTCCCCCGCTCCTGCCTGAGCCGGGCCTAGGACATCCAGCATGCACGCCCCTCCTGGCCCCAGCGCCCGCCGTGGTGTTGTCACCGTGATGCAGCCACAGGCCcagaaaaagggaagagaacCCCAGAGCTGTCTGTCTGCTCCCAGGAGCTGACTGCAGCTCACCACAAGGTCTCCGATGGCCAGCTCAGGGCCAGGCCTGTGCTGACTGCCAGGGACACAGAGATGAGTCAGactgcccagccccaccccccttCCAGAAGAGCTCCCAGCAGAGGAGTGAGGGCGGGGAGACAGACCGTTTCTGTGCTGAGTCTCAGCCTGACCCTGCGGGCCCTGAAGCATCCCCAGCCTCAGAAGGATTTTACGTTCCTCAcgtttttctgaaaatatttacagtGCTTGTGTATTAACTTTCTTCACGAGAAAAAATGCAATAGAGCTTTTTTCCGTGCtggaaaaagtaataataatgggAAAGACAATTTCTCATCCAAGGTCACAGCCTGGAATGGTGATCCCACCACACTGACCAAACATTCTTGAGCTTCCTGGCTCTGACAAGGCTGTCGTGGCTTTTTAggaaaaatgctggagagagctACCTCGTGCTCTGAAGCTTTCTCCAAACTCCCGCGGGAGAATGACTGCTCCCTCCCTGGCCTCACATTCCTGGGAGTTCCCCGGGGAGGCCCTGGGAGTCCTCTTGGTTTCCCTGGGGCAGAGTCCCTCCAGGAGAAGTGTGCACTTGCTCCCCGGGAAAGCAGGAGCCTGAGGCCCgcagcccctccccaggctcAGACTGTGGGCCTTGgcggggagaagggagaggggtgggagagagccGGCAGGAGACAGGGCTCCTGGCGCTGGCTCCCTGTGTGGCTTTGAGCAAATCTGCTACCTTCCCTGGCCCCCGTTTCCCCATCTCTACAGAGAGGGGTTGGGTAGGACATCTCTAGGGCAGTGGTTCCCCACCCTGGCTACACACTGGGATCTTTTGTGGAGCTTTCAAAAAATACTAGTGCCTGGATCTCTCCTCCGGAGACACTGATACAGTC
This window encodes:
- the GLIPR2 gene encoding Golgi-associated plant pathogenesis-related protein 1 isoform X2 produces the protein MGKSASKQFNDEVLKAHNEYRKQHGVAPLKLCKKLNREAQQTFHCHGMEEYKEDGSGEGICR